One window of the Betaproteobacteria bacterium genome contains the following:
- a CDS encoding septal ring lytic transglycosylase RlpA family protein has protein sequence MDRSIYVKVISLARCATLGAILIVSGGAFAQSQPASADVKAEAAQTSDHRLTGLAAVYNDRLNGHKTASGKRYDKKALTAAHPTLPFGSKVKITNDKNGKSVVVTINDRGPTQPERVFDISQAAAKKLGMGPKSTVPVTAEVVG, from the coding sequence ATTGACAGGAGCATATACGTGAAGGTGATCTCGCTCGCTCGTTGTGCCACTCTTGGTGCCATTTTGATCGTCTCTGGCGGTGCATTTGCCCAGTCGCAGCCTGCTTCGGCCGACGTGAAGGCGGAAGCGGCGCAAACAAGCGACCACCGCCTGACCGGGCTGGCGGCGGTCTACAACGACCGTCTCAACGGTCACAAGACCGCGAGTGGCAAACGTTACGACAAGAAGGCGCTGACGGCCGCGCATCCGACGCTGCCATTCGGCTCGAAGGTGAAGATCACGAACGACAAGAACGGCAAGAGCGTCGTCGTGACCATCAACGACCGCGGGCCGACACAGCCGGAGCGCGTCTTCGACATCTCGCAGGCCGCGGCGAAGAAGCTCGGCATGGGACCGAAGAGCACCGTGCCGGTCACCGCGGAAGTCGTCGGCTAG
- a CDS encoding heparin lyase I family protein: MKKIASSPHSSSLRASALCLLGAAGFALSPASAPGADSGTCGPDSPPAVLRHVSTFDEYGPPPESPISASWQATYPYGGSSWMSGLRTLVEPTSQLAYSREVRRKGAGALRAQVGTAPCDRNAVMGQGQLYRAEAEIMHDRINYPWDDGKSYWVGFSVNPTVVPDGVWSFFQVHAPVNKGVKGPGSNAVTIGPLIRDGRPYYRLNVVDGVDMAALANPKPCALCGTQEVWSAPMPLDKWADFVLNFSLSSEGKGYVHLWYNGRKVYSRTGMTNVQHLDATATPYAIRTSLPSRVGIYGPMCGVSNPFREAYFDEFREAVGCDGYKLVDPAQ; this comes from the coding sequence GTGAAGAAGATCGCTTCATCCCCCCATTCCTCGTCTTTGCGCGCGAGCGCGCTGTGCCTGCTCGGCGCTGCGGGCTTTGCGCTGTCACCCGCCTCCGCGCCGGGCGCCGACAGCGGGACCTGCGGGCCGGACTCGCCGCCGGCGGTGCTGCGGCACGTGTCCACTTTCGACGAGTATGGTCCGCCGCCCGAGAGCCCCATCAGCGCGAGCTGGCAGGCGACCTACCCGTATGGCGGGTCCTCGTGGATGTCGGGGTTGCGCACGCTGGTCGAACCGACCAGTCAGCTCGCCTACAGCCGGGAGGTGCGGCGCAAGGGGGCCGGGGCGCTGCGCGCGCAGGTCGGCACGGCACCCTGCGATCGCAACGCGGTCATGGGTCAGGGGCAACTCTACCGCGCCGAGGCCGAGATCATGCACGACCGCATCAATTATCCGTGGGACGACGGCAAGTCGTACTGGGTGGGTTTCAGCGTGAACCCGACCGTCGTCCCGGACGGCGTGTGGTCCTTCTTCCAGGTGCACGCGCCGGTCAACAAGGGCGTCAAGGGGCCGGGCAGCAACGCCGTGACGATCGGCCCGCTGATTCGCGATGGCCGGCCCTACTATCGGCTCAACGTCGTCGACGGGGTCGACATGGCGGCGCTCGCCAACCCCAAGCCGTGCGCGCTGTGCGGAACGCAGGAAGTCTGGTCGGCGCCGATGCCACTCGACAAATGGGCGGACTTCGTATTGAACTTTTCCCTGTCGAGCGAGGGCAAAGGCTACGTTCACCTCTGGTACAACGGACGAAAGGTGTATTCCCGCACCGGAATGACCAACGTGCAGCACCTGGACGCAACCGCGACACCCTACGCCATCCGCACCAGCCTGCCGTCGCGCGTCGGCATCTACGGCCCCATGTGCGGTGTTTCCAATCCCTTCCGGGAGGCCTATTTCGACGAGTTCCGGGAAGCGGTCGGGTGCGACGGCTACAAGCTGGTCGATCCGGCGCAGTAG
- a CDS encoding aldo/keto reductase — MRSVRLPSGETIRVLGQGTWHMGEAAGRRREEVAALQLGIDLGLTLIDTAEMYADGSAEEVVGEAIAGRRDEVFLVSKVLPQNASRRRTIAACEASLRRLDTDRLDLYLLHWRGPTPLAETLEAFAKLAGAGKIRFWGVSNFDRADMQELGAVPGGGAVATNQVLYNLTRRGIEFDLLPACNRRGVPVMAYSPIEQGRMLGDATLQAVAARHGATAAQVAIAWVLRHDGVVAIPKAGSAAHVRENRAALDLHLTPEDLDELDRAYPPPRRATPLEVL, encoded by the coding sequence ATGCGCAGCGTGCGGCTTCCTTCCGGAGAGACGATCCGGGTGCTCGGTCAGGGCACGTGGCACATGGGCGAGGCGGCCGGGCGTCGCAGGGAAGAGGTCGCGGCGCTCCAGCTCGGCATCGATCTCGGGTTGACACTCATCGACACGGCCGAGATGTACGCCGATGGCTCGGCGGAGGAAGTCGTCGGCGAGGCGATCGCCGGGCGGCGCGACGAGGTGTTCCTCGTGAGCAAGGTGCTGCCACAGAATGCGAGCCGCAGGCGCACCATCGCCGCCTGCGAGGCCAGTCTACGGCGGCTCGACACCGATCGGCTGGATCTCTATCTGCTGCACTGGCGCGGGCCGACACCGCTCGCGGAAACGCTCGAAGCCTTCGCGAAGCTCGCCGGGGCCGGCAAGATCCGCTTTTGGGGCGTCAGCAATTTCGACCGCGCCGACATGCAGGAGCTTGGCGCCGTGCCCGGCGGCGGTGCCGTCGCGACCAACCAGGTTCTCTACAATCTCACCCGCCGCGGCATCGAATTCGATCTCCTGCCCGCGTGCAACCGGCGCGGCGTGCCGGTCATGGCGTATTCGCCGATCGAACAGGGGCGCATGCTCGGCGATGCGACGCTGCAGGCAGTCGCCGCGCGACATGGGGCGACCGCCGCCCAGGTGGCGATCGCGTGGGTGCTGCGCCACGACGGCGTGGTCGCGATTCCGAAGGCCGGCAGCGCAGCGCATGTGCGGGAGAACCGCGCGGCGCTCGACCTGCACCTGACGCCAGAAGATCTCGACGAGCTGGATCGGGCGTACCCGCCGCCGCGCCGGGCAACGCCGCTGGAAGTGCTTTGA